CCGGTTGCGCAGGTACTCCGACGTACCGGGGCGATCCAGCAGCTCCCGCGGGTACACCTGGTTGACCACCAGGCCGGACATCTCCATGCCCAGGGCGTGGAACATCGCCAAAGCCCGCTCGGTGTCGAGGATCGCCATCTTTTCCGGGATCAGCACCATGAAGAAGGCTGTGCGGCGGCGGTCGGTGATGAGGTCGGTGAAGGCCTTGATCTTGTTGCGGATGTCGATCAGTTCCTGCATGACCGCGTCCTCATGGCCCTTCTCGCCCTTGAGGGTCGCGGCAATGGCATCGTACTCGGCCACCTTGGAGCGAGCCTCGGTGATCTTCTCCACCCATTTGGAGAGAATGTCGGCCATGGCCACCATGCGCACCCCGTGGCCGAAGGGCGGCATGTCGAAGATGTAGATGTCGTATTCGTGGGCCGCCACCAGCTCGGCCATGGCATCGTAGGTGGCGGACTCGTACATGGCCGGCTCCGCGGAGGTGGAGTCGATGTACTCCTCGATCTCCCGCGGCACCTCGTCCAGGCCGTACATGTCCTTGATCTTCTGTTTCACCGACGCCTGGTAGTCGGCCACCCGGCGGTCCGCGTCGATCTCGACCACGAACAGGTTGGGGGCCACCTCGATCTCGCCCAGGCCGTAGAAGTTGCGCTCGAAGATATCGCTCAGCGAGGCCTGGGGATCGGTGCTGAAGAGCAGCGTCCGCTTCTTCTTCACCTGGGACATGTACCAGGCCAGGGACGAGCTGGACGTGGTCTTGCCCAGGCCGCCCTTTCCCGCGAAGATGACGATCTCCACGTCGGGGTGCTCGTTGAAGTACGACTCCAGTCCCCGGGGCCGTACCAGGGTGGGCATGCCTCCACTCCTCCCTTTCAGCGTCTCCGGCGGCACCGGCGCCAGGCCCTCTCCAGGAGACTCGCTCATCCTCAGTAGATGGCGTCGGTGAAGTCCCGCTCCCGGAAGACCCGCTGCTTCCACGAC
This is a stretch of genomic DNA from Thermaerobacter sp. PB12/4term. It encodes these proteins:
- a CDS encoding TRC40/GET3/ArsA family transport-energizing ATPase gives rise to the protein MPTLVRPRGLESYFNEHPDVEIVIFAGKGGLGKTTSSSSLAWYMSQVKKKRTLLFSTDPQASLSDIFERNFYGLGEIEVAPNLFVVEIDADRRVADYQASVKQKIKDMYGLDEVPREIEEYIDSTSAEPAMYESATYDAMAELVAAHEYDIYIFDMPPFGHGVRMVAMADILSKWVEKITEARSKVAEYDAIAATLKGEKGHEDAVMQELIDIRNKIKAFTDLITDRRRTAFFMVLIPEKMAILDTERALAMFHALGMEMSGLVVNQVYPRELLDRPGTSEYLRNRVLMQQQHLADIARKFGDRVQSVVPMFTREPKGLEMIEQASRYLMNCEIALEA